In the genome of Gloeotrichia echinulata CP02, one region contains:
- a CDS encoding Uma2 family endonuclease, with amino-acid sequence MPLRVYLIAYSGARSRTHFIIPPHLLSISSTQLVQSRVTLRLKLHRITGGNLDQDAIKISGNLGAATLMIAVIDKTPVSFDEFIDWYPENSQSQYELRRGVIIEMPKPRGKHSRLAGDLAFTLGTVIRQANQPYFIPKECVVKIASDTGYEPDIIVLDETAIANESRWERESIITKSQSIKLVVEVVSTNWRDDYLVKLADYEEFGIQEYWIADYLGIGGRRYIGSPKQPTFTVCSLVDGEYEIQQFRGSDSVISLIFPEFPLTVDEIFNPG; translated from the coding sequence GTGCCCCTACGAGTCTACTTGATCGCTTACTCCGGCGCTAGATCACGCACTCATTTTATTATTCCTCCTCATCTTCTTAGCATTAGCTCAACCCAACTTGTTCAGTCTCGTGTTACACTAAGACTTAAGCTACATCGAATAACTGGTGGCAATCTAGATCAAGATGCCATCAAAATCAGCGGTAACTTAGGAGCAGCAACCTTGATGATTGCCGTCATTGATAAAACACCAGTGTCATTTGACGAGTTCATTGATTGGTATCCAGAAAATTCACAGAGCCAGTATGAATTGAGGCGAGGGGTAATTATCGAAATGCCCAAACCAAGAGGTAAGCATTCTAGATTGGCTGGTGATTTGGCGTTCACTCTGGGCACCGTTATTCGACAAGCAAATCAGCCCTATTTTATTCCTAAAGAATGTGTAGTCAAAATTGCTAGTGATACAGGTTATGAACCTGATATCATTGTTTTAGATGAAACTGCTATTGCTAATGAGTCACGTTGGGAACGAGAATCGATCATCACCAAAAGTCAGTCGATTAAACTGGTGGTAGAAGTTGTTTCAACTAATTGGCGAGATGATTATCTTGTCAAATTAGCAGACTACGAAGAGTTTGGCATTCAAGAATACTGGATTGCAGATTATCTTGGTATCGGTGGACGGCGCTATATTGGCTCACCTAAACAACCAACTTTTACCGTTTGCTCGTTAGTGGACGGGGAATATGAAATACAGCAATTTCGTGGAAGCGATAGCGTTATCTCTCTGATTTTCCCAGAGTTTCCATTAACGGTTGACGAGATTTTCAATCCGGGGTAA
- a CDS encoding class I fructose-bisphosphate aldolase: MTATLLEGNSIESMLGKEAEYLLTYKAKVSQDLLHLPGSDFIDRVWLNSDRHPQVLRNFQQLYSTGRLANTGYLSILPVDQGIEHSAGASFAPNPIYFDPENIVKLAIAGGCNAVATTLGVLGSISRKYAHKIPLIVKINHNELLTYPNQFDQVLFADVEQAWNLGAVAIGATIYFGSEQSTRQIQEVSKAFKRAHELGLVTILWCYLRNNAFKQDQDYHLAADLTGQANHLGVTIEADIIKQKLPENNHGYAAVAKATGKSYGKIDKRVYTELTTDHPIDLTRYQVLNCYCGRAGLINSGGASGKNDFAEAVRTAVINKRAGGTGLITGRKAFQRPFDQGVELFHAIQDVYLSPDVTIA, from the coding sequence ATGACTGCAACGCTCTTAGAAGGTAATTCTATCGAGTCCATGCTAGGGAAAGAGGCTGAATACCTACTTACCTATAAGGCAAAGGTTTCTCAAGATTTATTGCATTTACCCGGCTCTGATTTTATTGATCGTGTTTGGCTAAATAGCGATCGCCATCCTCAAGTATTGCGTAATTTCCAACAACTTTACTCTACTGGTCGTTTGGCAAATACTGGCTATCTCTCGATTTTACCAGTAGACCAAGGTATTGAACACTCAGCAGGGGCATCGTTTGCGCCTAATCCTATTTACTTTGACCCAGAAAATATTGTCAAGTTGGCAATTGCTGGCGGTTGCAATGCTGTGGCGACAACTTTGGGAGTTTTGGGTAGTATTTCGCGTAAATATGCTCACAAAATCCCTTTGATTGTCAAAATTAACCACAATGAATTATTGACATATCCCAATCAATTTGACCAAGTATTATTTGCGGATGTAGAACAAGCTTGGAATTTGGGTGCTGTGGCTATAGGGGCGACAATTTATTTTGGTTCTGAACAGTCTACCAGACAAATTCAGGAAGTTAGCAAAGCTTTTAAACGCGCCCATGAATTGGGACTGGTAACTATTCTTTGGTGCTATCTGCGGAACAACGCTTTTAAACAAGATCAAGACTATCATCTTGCTGCAGACCTCACTGGACAGGCGAACCATTTGGGTGTGACCATTGAAGCCGACATCATTAAACAAAAATTGCCGGAAAATAATCATGGTTACGCTGCCGTAGCCAAAGCAACTGGTAAAAGTTATGGTAAAATCGACAAGCGAGTTTACACAGAATTGACAACCGACCACCCAATTGATTTGACTCGTTACCAAGTGCTGAATTGCTACTGTGGACGTGCAGGATTAATTAATTCTGGTGGCGCTTCTGGTAAAAATGACTTTGCAGAAGCAGTTCGCACTGCGGTAATTAATAAACGCGCTGGTGGTACGGGATTAATTACGGGAAGAAAGGCGTTCCAGCGTCCGTTTGATCAAGGGGTGGAGTTGTTTCACGCCATCCAGGATGTTTATTTGTCTCCAGATGTTACCATAGCTTAG
- a CDS encoding nucleotidyltransferase family protein → MNREYLINFLKKNLTTIKSYGVTSLALFGSYARDEAKNTSDLDLLVEFEGKVTFDQYMDLKFFLEDNLSLSVDLVTKKMLKPQIISSVEKDAIYVA, encoded by the coding sequence ATGAATAGAGAATATTTAATTAACTTCCTGAAAAAAAACTTAACCACGATTAAAAGTTATGGTGTAACTTCCTTAGCTTTATTTGGTTCTTATGCAAGAGATGAAGCAAAAAATACTAGCGATCTTGATTTACTGGTAGAATTTGAAGGAAAAGTTACCTTTGATCAATATATGGACTTAAAATTTTTCTTGGAAGATAATTTATCTCTATCTGTTGATTTAGTCACAAAAAAAATGTTGAAGCCCCAAATTATTAGTTCTGTAGAAAAAGACGCTATTTATGTCGCGTAG